The proteins below are encoded in one region of Amorphus orientalis:
- the blaOXA gene encoding class D beta-lactamase encodes MPETKRTLRAILTILASVAMLAGAAAPAWSATLCTLVAEAESGRTVLEEGDCSTRVTPASTFKLPLAVMGFDAGFLKGPHAPLLPYKDGYVAWIDAWKQPADPTRWLTYSVVWYSQQITHALGADRLRRYAEAFGYGNADFSGDPGQDNGLDRAWIASSLTVSPREQVGFLQKLVTGTLPVSGEAMTMTRAIVEIRDGGDGWTIHGKTGGAFPRLPGGGFDRARGWGWYVGWAEKGDDAYVFARLIRDEERHPVSPGLRARDALIADWPEMAAGFPSRSGSGKGSGSD; translated from the coding sequence ATGCCGGAAACGAAGCGCACCCTGCGGGCGATACTGACGATCCTTGCATCCGTGGCTATGCTTGCGGGCGCAGCCGCTCCCGCCTGGTCGGCCACCCTGTGCACGCTCGTGGCGGAAGCTGAAAGCGGCCGCACGGTGCTGGAAGAGGGCGATTGCAGTACCCGCGTCACCCCAGCATCGACCTTCAAGCTGCCGCTCGCCGTCATGGGGTTCGATGCGGGTTTCCTGAAGGGGCCGCACGCACCTCTTCTGCCCTACAAGGATGGCTATGTCGCCTGGATCGACGCCTGGAAGCAGCCGGCCGATCCCACCCGCTGGCTGACATATTCCGTCGTCTGGTACTCCCAGCAGATCACCCACGCCCTCGGTGCCGACCGGCTTCGCCGCTACGCCGAAGCGTTCGGCTACGGCAACGCCGATTTCTCCGGAGATCCCGGCCAGGACAACGGCCTCGACCGGGCCTGGATCGCCTCGTCGCTCACGGTTTCGCCGCGCGAGCAGGTCGGCTTCCTTCAGAAGCTCGTCACCGGAACGCTGCCGGTTTCCGGCGAAGCCATGACGATGACGCGGGCGATCGTTGAGATCCGCGACGGCGGCGACGGCTGGACCATCCACGGCAAGACCGGCGGTGCCTTCCCCCGGCTGCCGGGCGGTGGCTTCGATCGCGCGCGGGGCTGGGGCTGGTATGTGGGCTGGGCGGAGAAGGGCGACGACGCCTATGTCTTCGCACGCCTCATCCGGGACGAGGAGCGCCATCCGGTCTCCCCGGGTCTGCGCGCCCGCGACGCCCTGATCGCGGATTGGCCGGAGATGGCAGCCGGCTTCCCGAGCCGATCCGGATCGGGAAAAGGGTCCGGATCCGACTAG
- a CDS encoding PhoX family protein, with translation MSDEKPIRMSADEWDEVNFPRPEETQFDAVVERALSRRGFLGGVLAFGSGAAVMGAGLFDAIPALAQQSERFAFKPVPTATDGTVHVPEGYSWKVLASWGDPLFSGVPELDQETAGSADDAAKVFGENTDGMEFFLVNGKQVIAVNHEYTNNAVNLPNAPEGLPQSAEDVRKLQNLQGVAVMEVAEGPDGWAIVVDSPLNRRITHNTPMKISGPAAGHDLMKTEADPTGTESLGTFNNCGSGQTPWGTYLTCEENFNGYFGATEEVDYPEQIAEGYKRYGLSKDGWDYEYHKYDSRFDTSKNPNEPHRAGWVVEIDPSDPESTPVKRTALGRIKHENAEVTLAPDGRVVVYMGDDERGEFLYRFVSNDVYVPGGDTSTLLEDGQLYVAKFNDDMTGEWVALTPDATGMSAPEIAIFTRIAASKVGATTMDRPEWVAVNPVSAEAYCALTNNKNRGVKTNAGGDEQPVGGPNPREANEYGQIVRWRPASGNHASDSFDWDLYVMAGNPTVHDGAYAGSENVNEGNLFNSPDGMAVDTTGVVWIQTDGDYSNEGDFAGNGNNQMLAGDPVTGRIERFLTGPNGSEVTGLCWSADRRTMFVGIQHPDAPFPDGEGKLPRSSIIAIKRDDNAYVG, from the coding sequence ATGTCCGACGAAAAGCCGATTCGAATGTCCGCAGATGAATGGGACGAGGTGAACTTTCCTCGCCCCGAAGAGACCCAGTTCGACGCCGTCGTCGAGCGGGCCCTGTCGCGCCGCGGATTCCTGGGTGGCGTGCTCGCGTTCGGTTCGGGCGCGGCCGTCATGGGCGCGGGCCTGTTCGACGCGATCCCGGCGCTCGCGCAGCAGAGCGAGCGGTTCGCGTTCAAGCCGGTTCCGACCGCGACTGACGGGACCGTTCACGTTCCGGAAGGCTATAGCTGGAAAGTTCTGGCGAGCTGGGGCGATCCGCTCTTCTCCGGCGTGCCGGAGCTCGATCAGGAAACCGCCGGAAGCGCCGACGACGCCGCGAAGGTGTTCGGCGAGAACACCGACGGAATGGAGTTCTTCCTGGTCAACGGGAAGCAGGTGATCGCGGTCAATCACGAGTACACCAACAACGCCGTCAACCTGCCGAACGCCCCGGAAGGCCTGCCGCAGAGCGCCGAGGACGTGCGTAAGCTGCAGAACCTGCAGGGCGTCGCGGTGATGGAAGTCGCCGAAGGGCCGGACGGCTGGGCGATCGTCGTCGACAGCCCGCTCAATCGCCGCATCACCCACAACACGCCGATGAAGATTTCCGGCCCGGCGGCCGGCCACGATCTGATGAAGACCGAGGCCGACCCGACCGGGACCGAAAGCCTCGGCACGTTCAACAACTGCGGGTCGGGCCAGACGCCCTGGGGCACGTACCTGACCTGTGAAGAGAACTTCAACGGCTACTTCGGTGCCACCGAAGAGGTCGACTATCCGGAGCAGATTGCCGAGGGCTACAAGCGCTACGGCCTGTCCAAGGACGGCTGGGACTACGAGTACCACAAGTACGACAGCCGCTTCGACACGTCGAAGAACCCGAACGAGCCGCATCGCGCCGGCTGGGTGGTCGAGATCGATCCGTCCGACCCGGAAAGCACCCCGGTGAAGCGCACCGCGCTCGGCCGGATCAAGCACGAGAACGCCGAAGTGACGCTCGCCCCGGACGGACGCGTGGTCGTCTACATGGGCGACGACGAGCGCGGCGAGTTCCTCTACCGGTTCGTCTCGAACGACGTGTACGTGCCGGGCGGTGACACCTCGACGCTGCTCGAGGACGGTCAGCTTTATGTCGCGAAGTTCAACGATGACATGACCGGCGAATGGGTCGCCCTGACGCCCGACGCGACCGGCATGTCGGCACCGGAAATCGCGATCTTCACCCGGATCGCCGCGTCGAAGGTCGGCGCCACGACGATGGACCGTCCGGAATGGGTTGCGGTCAATCCGGTGTCCGCGGAAGCCTATTGCGCGCTCACCAACAACAAGAACCGTGGCGTGAAGACCAATGCCGGCGGCGACGAGCAGCCGGTCGGCGGCCCGAACCCCCGCGAAGCGAACGAGTACGGTCAGATCGTGCGCTGGCGTCCGGCCTCGGGCAATCACGCGTCCGACAGCTTCGACTGGGATCTCTACGTGATGGCGGGCAACCCCACCGTCCACGACGGCGCCTACGCCGGGTCGGAGAACGTCAACGAAGGCAATCTCTTCAACTCGCCGGACGGCATGGCCGTCGACACGACCGGCGTCGTCTGGATCCAGACCGACGGCGATTATTCCAACGAGGGCGACTTCGCTGGAAACGGCAACAACCAGATGCTCGCCGGCGATCCGGTCACGGGCCGCATCGAGCGCTTCCTCACCGGCCCGAACGGGTCGGAGGTGACCGGGCTGTGCTGGTCGGCCGACCGTCGCACCATGTTCGTCGGTATCCAGCACCCGGATGCGCCGTTCCCGGACGGCGAGGGCAAGCTGCCGCGCTCCTCGATCATCGCGATCAAGCGGGACGACAACGCCTACGTCGGGTGA
- a CDS encoding copper amine oxidase, with translation MPISIRGAALAGGIAAFAAATSMATAHPLDGLTEAEITEAVSLLRESGDAGDDTLFPYISLKEPPKDVVLAWQEGDPEPRTVTVHLKRPDGAFVAEVDLADDSVTSIEPAPGETMILLAEFLEAMQLATSAPEFVEGLDKRGLTPDDVFCLPLTAGSFGLPEEEGRRLMKVPCYVLPESSNFYAKPIEGLYAVVDLNADEVVEVFDTGVVPIPEDGWGYTDAEVAERTSLRPEMNPANLSQEGDPNFSVVDGLVAWDIWRFRVRVDKRPGVVISNIDVKNQDDWREVLYQAHLSEVFVPYSDPDEGWYWRTYMDSGEYGFGIFLSPLRPGVDCPAYATYLPAVVHTDEGEPLSIPGAICIFERNIGDPAWRHFEIFAQSEDQFVPAEGRPATQLVVRSASEVGNYDYLVDYVFHQDGRIDVMVGSTGLDAVKGAAAESMSDPTAREETRYGTLIAPNLVAPNHDHYFNFRLDFDVDGRDNTFMRTGIVKAEVPDDIPRRSMWVTESKAATTELEGRFKINPTTPAMYHLMNMGADGPLGHKPGYMIIPNNSVAYGPYDYENDPPMKRNAYIEYTIWNTPYSPDERYAGGEFAFQSDGSDTLATWVEQDRPIENTDIVTWYTVGFHHVPHTEDWPVMSTMWKGFMLRPFNFFEYNPALSIRTPEDLDAE, from the coding sequence ATGCCTATTTCCATCAGGGGTGCCGCACTTGCCGGAGGCATCGCGGCGTTCGCCGCCGCGACGTCGATGGCGACGGCCCATCCTCTCGACGGCCTCACCGAAGCGGAGATCACGGAAGCGGTCTCTCTGCTGAGAGAAAGCGGCGACGCCGGCGACGACACGCTGTTTCCCTACATCTCGCTGAAGGAGCCGCCCAAGGACGTGGTGCTGGCCTGGCAGGAAGGCGATCCGGAGCCGCGCACCGTCACGGTGCACCTGAAACGCCCCGACGGCGCGTTCGTCGCGGAAGTCGATCTCGCCGACGACAGCGTCACGTCCATCGAGCCGGCGCCCGGCGAGACCATGATCCTGTTGGCAGAGTTCCTGGAGGCGATGCAGCTCGCCACTTCCGCGCCGGAGTTCGTGGAAGGCCTGGACAAGCGCGGCCTGACGCCCGACGACGTCTTCTGTCTCCCGCTGACGGCCGGCTCCTTCGGTCTGCCGGAAGAAGAAGGCCGGCGGCTGATGAAGGTCCCCTGCTACGTCCTGCCGGAAAGCTCCAACTTCTACGCCAAGCCCATCGAGGGGCTTTATGCCGTGGTCGATCTCAACGCCGACGAGGTGGTCGAGGTGTTCGACACCGGCGTGGTGCCGATACCGGAGGACGGCTGGGGGTACACGGACGCGGAGGTCGCCGAACGCACCTCGCTGCGGCCGGAGATGAACCCCGCCAACCTTTCCCAGGAAGGCGACCCGAACTTCTCCGTCGTCGACGGGCTGGTCGCGTGGGACATCTGGCGGTTCCGGGTGCGCGTCGACAAGCGGCCCGGCGTGGTCATCTCCAACATCGACGTGAAAAACCAGGACGACTGGCGCGAGGTCCTCTACCAGGCGCACCTGTCGGAGGTGTTCGTGCCCTACTCCGATCCGGATGAAGGCTGGTACTGGCGCACCTACATGGACTCCGGCGAGTACGGCTTCGGCATCTTCCTGAGCCCGCTGCGTCCGGGTGTCGATTGCCCGGCGTACGCGACCTATCTGCCCGCCGTGGTCCACACCGACGAAGGCGAACCGCTCTCCATCCCGGGCGCCATCTGCATCTTCGAACGCAATATCGGCGACCCGGCCTGGCGGCATTTCGAGATCTTCGCCCAGTCCGAAGATCAGTTCGTGCCGGCGGAAGGACGCCCGGCGACCCAGCTCGTGGTCCGCTCCGCGTCTGAAGTCGGCAACTACGACTATCTCGTCGACTACGTCTTCCATCAGGACGGCCGCATCGACGTGATGGTGGGCTCCACCGGTCTCGACGCCGTGAAGGGGGCTGCTGCGGAATCCATGTCCGATCCGACGGCCCGGGAGGAAACCCGTTACGGAACCCTGATCGCGCCCAACCTGGTCGCACCGAACCACGACCACTACTTCAACTTCCGGCTCGATTTCGACGTCGACGGGCGCGACAACACCTTCATGCGCACCGGCATCGTCAAGGCGGAGGTGCCGGACGACATTCCGCGCCGCTCCATGTGGGTGACGGAATCGAAGGCGGCCACGACCGAGCTCGAGGGCCGCTTCAAGATCAATCCGACGACGCCGGCCATGTACCACCTCATGAACATGGGCGCCGACGGTCCGCTCGGTCACAAGCCCGGCTACATGATCATTCCGAACAACTCGGTGGCCTACGGACCCTACGACTACGAGAACGACCCGCCGATGAAGCGGAACGCCTATATCGAGTACACGATCTGGAACACGCCCTACTCGCCGGACGAACGCTATGCCGGCGGCGAGTTCGCGTTCCAGAGCGACGGCTCCGATACGCTGGCCACCTGGGTCGAACAGGATCGGCCCATCGAAAACACCGACATCGTGACCTGGTACACTGTCGGCTTCCACCACGTCCCGCACACCGAGGACTGGCCGGTGATGTCGACGATGTGGAAGGGCTTCATGCTGCGGCCGTTCAACTTCTTCGAGTACAACCCGGCGCTCAGCATCCGCACCCCGGAAGACCTCGACGCCGAGTAG